One genomic segment of Corynebacterium durum includes these proteins:
- a CDS encoding sulfite exporter TauE/SafE family protein, giving the protein MRKLLLIAVAGAAAELIDGTLGMGFGVTASTVLIVLAGLGPAQASAIVHTAELGTTLASGVSHWKFGNVDWGVVLRLGVPGATGAFLGATLLSHMSTAVAAPVTAGILCVLGVVLVAKFARGASAPPPMKQPYNPVFLAVLGVCGGFIDASGGGGWGPVTSSTLMSLGRTEPRRVIGAVNTAEFLVTLAATLGFALGMWHDLVANAVAVAGLLLGGVIAAPLAAWLVSRVNPFLLGGVVGTSLVFLNSPKVLALMEFSDRTVLGMRLLILFGGLSLSVVGVWRSTRRGVVGGPTAGEREPAMATA; this is encoded by the coding sequence ATGAGAAAACTACTCCTCATTGCGGTGGCGGGTGCTGCGGCCGAACTTATCGACGGAACCCTCGGCATGGGTTTCGGCGTGACCGCCAGTACCGTCCTCATTGTTCTCGCTGGACTCGGACCGGCGCAGGCGAGCGCGATAGTCCACACTGCTGAACTGGGTACCACCCTCGCCTCGGGAGTGTCCCACTGGAAATTTGGCAACGTTGATTGGGGCGTGGTGCTTCGCCTTGGTGTACCCGGCGCGACCGGTGCGTTTCTTGGTGCCACCCTGCTCAGCCACATGTCCACGGCTGTAGCAGCGCCAGTCACCGCCGGTATCCTCTGTGTGCTGGGTGTGGTGCTTGTAGCGAAGTTTGCCCGGGGTGCGTCGGCGCCCCCGCCAATGAAACAGCCTTACAACCCGGTGTTTCTGGCCGTGCTGGGGGTATGTGGTGGTTTTATTGATGCCTCCGGCGGGGGTGGCTGGGGTCCTGTGACATCCTCCACGTTGATGAGTTTGGGACGCACGGAGCCGCGCCGCGTTATCGGAGCGGTCAATACCGCCGAGTTCCTTGTTACTCTTGCCGCCACCCTCGGGTTTGCGCTGGGGATGTGGCATGACCTGGTGGCTAACGCAGTGGCGGTTGCTGGGCTGCTGCTCGGCGGGGTTATTGCTGCCCCGCTGGCCGCATGGCTGGTTAGCAGAGTGAACCCGTTCCTGCTCGGTGGTGTTGTGGGGACAAGCCTGGTGTTTCTGAACTCCCCGAAGGTGTTGGCGCTTATGGAGTTCAGCGATCGGACCGTGCTGGGGATGCGTCTTCTGATTCTCTTTGGTGGGCTTTCCCTCAG
- a CDS encoding sirohydrochlorin chelatase, protein MVALITLGHGSRHGDAPRGVDTLAAAAGDLLGVPAHAAYLDLNEPLLIDATCALAATHHHAVVVPLLFTRAYHSRVDVPSAVAEAHAASGLNLTLAHGLGVGQDMAQLLAWRVRRDAPTDADIALYSVGTSCDDANRSVVNLADDVAELTGRWVWAVAATRGITIGDVAAQSNKLHILPLFVTAGLLLDKVDIRASHVTVSPPLGSDLAGIVAARYRDCVTVPA, encoded by the coding sequence ATGGTAGCCCTCATCACGCTGGGGCACGGGTCGCGGCACGGCGATGCGCCACGGGGCGTCGATACGCTCGCCGCCGCAGCTGGCGATCTGCTGGGGGTGCCCGCCCACGCCGCCTACCTTGACCTCAACGAACCGCTGCTTATCGACGCCACCTGCGCTCTCGCCGCCACCCACCACCATGCGGTGGTCGTCCCCCTGCTGTTCACACGCGCTTATCACAGTCGGGTGGATGTGCCCAGCGCAGTGGCGGAGGCCCACGCGGCCAGTGGCCTGAACCTTACGCTTGCGCACGGGTTGGGTGTTGGGCAGGACATGGCGCAGCTCCTTGCGTGGCGTGTGCGCCGCGACGCCCCCACCGATGCCGATATTGCCCTCTACTCGGTGGGTACCAGCTGCGACGATGCCAACCGCAGCGTGGTGAACCTCGCCGATGACGTTGCTGAACTGACCGGGCGTTGGGTGTGGGCTGTCGCCGCGACGCGCGGCATCACCATTGGCGACGTTGCTGCGCAGAGCAACAAACTGCATATTCTTCCGCTGTTTGTGACTGCCGGATTGCTTCTAGACAAAGTGGATATACGCGCGTCGCATGTGACTGTGAGTCCGCCGCTCGGCAGCGACCTTGCCGGAATAGTCGCAGCGCGCTACCGCGACTGCGTCACCGTACCAGCCTAG
- a CDS encoding sulfate adenylyltransferase subunit 1 → MTTYVQDHLQDRETLRLCTAGSVDDGKSTFVGRLLHDTKSVLADQLSAVERTSREKGLDQLDLSLLVDGLRAEREQGITIDVAYRYFSTPKRTFILADTPGHVQYTRNTVTGVSTSQVVVLLVDARTGIVEQTRRHLRAAELLGVRTVVLAVNKIDLVDFDSNTFDAIAQDFRLLAAAFDQVHVVPISALYGDNVVEPSAHMPWYTGPTVLELLENISVTADRAHDLGFRFPIQYVIREHSSDYRGYAGSIATGQVAVGDTVTVGQGRTTQVLGIDTSDGPVDHAQAGDAVVLLLADDIDLSRGDLIAGPDRPDAVRSITATVVGLADKHVRLGQNVRVRYGTSLVRARIADGEWGLNDVTQVRIDLASELPVEPYAARGAVGAFLVIDQASGDTLGAGLVTSW, encoded by the coding sequence ATGACTACTTATGTGCAGGATCATCTGCAGGACCGTGAAACCCTTCGGCTATGCACGGCGGGTTCCGTGGATGACGGGAAATCCACCTTTGTCGGCAGGTTGCTGCATGACACCAAGAGTGTGTTGGCGGATCAGCTTTCCGCTGTGGAGCGCACCTCCCGGGAAAAGGGTCTGGACCAGCTGGATTTGTCGCTGCTGGTGGACGGCTTGCGCGCTGAGCGCGAGCAGGGCATCACTATTGATGTGGCGTATCGTTATTTTTCCACGCCTAAACGCACGTTCATTCTTGCGGATACACCGGGGCACGTGCAGTACACGCGCAATACAGTGACCGGGGTGTCTACCTCCCAGGTTGTGGTGCTGTTGGTGGACGCACGCACCGGCATTGTGGAGCAGACGCGTCGCCACCTGCGGGCTGCCGAACTGCTGGGGGTGCGCACAGTGGTGTTGGCGGTGAACAAGATCGACCTTGTTGACTTTGACAGCAACACGTTCGACGCAATCGCCCAAGATTTCCGCCTTCTCGCCGCCGCGTTTGACCAGGTGCACGTGGTGCCTATTTCCGCATTGTATGGCGACAACGTTGTGGAACCCAGTGCTCACATGCCGTGGTACACCGGGCCGACTGTGCTGGAGCTGCTGGAGAACATTTCTGTGACCGCAGATCGCGCCCACGACCTGGGGTTCAGGTTTCCTATCCAGTATGTGATCCGCGAGCATTCCTCCGATTATCGCGGCTATGCGGGCAGTATTGCCACAGGTCAAGTCGCTGTTGGGGATACGGTGACGGTGGGTCAGGGTCGGACAACCCAGGTGCTCGGCATTGATACGTCGGATGGTCCAGTGGACCATGCCCAGGCGGGCGATGCGGTGGTGTTGCTGCTAGCGGATGACATTGATCTTTCCCGCGGTGACCTCATCGCAGGCCCTGACCGCCCCGATGCTGTACGCAGTATCACCGCTACGGTAGTGGGGCTTGCGGATAAACATGTCCGGCTAGGTCAGAATGTGCGAGTCCGGTACGGAACATCGCTGGTTCGCGCCCGCATCGCTGACGGTGAGTGGGGCCTCAACGACGTCACCCAGGTGCGTATCGACCTCGCCTCCGAACTTCCCGTGGAACCCTATGCAGCGCGCGGGGCAGTCGGTGCCTTTCTGGTGATCGACCAAGCCAGCGGCGACACGCTTGGTGCCGGGTTGGTGACGTCATGGTAG
- the cysD gene encoding sulfate adenylyltransferase subunit CysD, which produces MTSTATTPLSPHLKDLENESIHILREVAGQFDRVALLFSGGKDSVVVFELARRAFAPAAVPFELLHVDTGHNFPEVIEFRDRLVEQTGARLRVAAVQDWIDRGDVVERPDGTRNPLQTIPLVDTINEVGHGAVLGGARRDEERARAKERVFSVRDSFGGWDPRRQRPELWNLYNGEHLPGENIRVFPISNWTEADVWEYIGARDIQLPPIYFAHEREVFQRDGMWLTAGEWGGPRDGETVQVKRVRYRTVGDMSCTGAVLSNAATVDEVIAEIAASRLTERGATRADDRLSESAMEDRKKEGYF; this is translated from the coding sequence ATGACTTCTACAGCAACTACGCCGTTGTCCCCTCACTTGAAGGACTTGGAAAACGAGTCCATTCATATCCTTCGCGAGGTTGCGGGCCAATTCGACCGGGTTGCCTTGCTGTTTTCCGGTGGCAAGGATTCGGTGGTGGTGTTTGAGCTGGCGCGCCGCGCGTTTGCCCCCGCCGCCGTTCCGTTTGAACTGCTGCATGTGGATACGGGCCATAATTTTCCGGAAGTGATTGAGTTTCGTGATCGCCTGGTGGAACAGACGGGTGCCCGCCTGAGGGTGGCTGCAGTGCAGGACTGGATTGATCGTGGTGATGTAGTGGAGCGCCCGGATGGAACACGTAACCCACTGCAAACAATCCCGCTGGTAGACACCATCAACGAGGTTGGTCATGGGGCCGTTCTGGGCGGTGCCCGCCGCGATGAGGAACGCGCCCGCGCGAAGGAGCGCGTCTTTTCCGTGCGCGATTCTTTTGGTGGCTGGGATCCCCGTCGCCAGCGCCCTGAATTGTGGAACCTGTACAACGGCGAGCACCTGCCTGGCGAGAACATTCGCGTGTTTCCCATCTCCAATTGGACGGAAGCGGATGTGTGGGAATACATCGGCGCCCGTGATATTCAGCTGCCACCGATCTATTTTGCGCACGAACGTGAAGTCTTCCAACGCGACGGCATGTGGCTGACAGCAGGGGAGTGGGGTGGCCCCCGTGACGGCGAAACAGTGCAGGTCAAACGGGTGCGCTACCGCACGGTGGGGGATATGTCCTGCACCGGGGCTGTGCTGTCTAACGCCGCGACCGTGGATGAGGTGATCGCGGAGATTGCCGCCTCACGGTTGACGGAACGGGGTGCAACCCGCGCCGATGACCGGCTCAGCGAATCCGCCATGGAGGACCGCAAAAAGGAAGGGTACTTCTAG
- a CDS encoding phosphoadenylyl-sulfate reductase — protein sequence MLPHNTTQIPTTLSLFRDPTVSPDGPRTTEPLPDELRKRNEELVDKHAENLYHADAATIMQWAQEFSPGRVVVTLSMENTVLAELAARHAPDMDFLFLDTGFHFPETLDVAAQVERRYPQRLVTAKPVLSADEQAQEYGPNLYQSNPAACCRMRKVEPLAVSLSPYVGWVTGLRRADGPTRTTTPALALDSAGRLKISPLVTWSLEDTERFITDNNLIEHPLTHQGYPSIGCATCTLPVVAGEDLRAGRWAGHAKTECGLHT from the coding sequence ATGTTGCCTCATAATACAACTCAGATACCGACAACCTTGTCGCTGTTTCGCGATCCCACTGTAAGCCCCGACGGGCCCCGAACCACGGAACCTTTGCCGGATGAGCTGCGGAAACGGAACGAGGAGCTCGTCGATAAGCACGCTGAAAACCTGTACCACGCTGATGCGGCGACGATCATGCAGTGGGCGCAGGAGTTCTCGCCAGGCAGGGTGGTGGTGACGCTGTCGATGGAGAATACGGTGCTGGCGGAGCTGGCGGCCCGCCACGCACCCGACATGGATTTCCTGTTCCTGGATACCGGTTTCCATTTTCCCGAAACCCTGGACGTGGCGGCGCAGGTGGAGCGCAGGTACCCGCAGCGCCTGGTCACGGCGAAACCGGTGCTCAGCGCCGATGAGCAAGCTCAGGAATATGGTCCGAATCTGTATCAGAGCAACCCGGCGGCGTGTTGCCGAATGCGCAAGGTGGAACCGCTCGCGGTGAGCCTCAGCCCCTATGTGGGTTGGGTGACGGGCCTGCGGCGCGCCGACGGGCCGACCCGCACGACCACCCCAGCGCTGGCGTTGGATAGCGCCGGCCGGTTGAAGATTTCCCCGCTGGTCACGTGGTCGCTGGAGGATACGGAGCGGTTTATCACTGACAACAACCTCATTGAACACCCCCTTACACACCAGGGCTATCCCTCGATTGGGTGCGCCACCTGCACCCTCCCCGTCGTCGCTGGTGAAGACCTCCGTGCTGGCCGTTGGGCCGGGCACGCCAAAACAGAATGCGGACTACACACATGA
- a CDS encoding nitrite/sulfite reductase, giving the protein MTPPTATATRTARNRPARTKKPDGQWALDGTDPLNDDERIKQEDPGLSCKQRIIELYSQQGFDSISVEDLAPRFKWVGLYSQRKQNLGGEFTSTMTNAELQDKYFMLRVRFDGGVVSTEQLRTVGEISQQYARGTADFTDRQNVQLHWIQVEDMPAIWQELDSVGLSTLLGCGDVPRVILGSPVAGVAADEIIDATPAIEELTQKWLHREEFHNLPRKFKSAISGSPRQDVTHEIQDLAFIGAVHPEFGPGFDVYVGGGLSTNPMLAQRLGVWVSLEQVPEVWVATVRLFREYGYRRLRNRARMKFLVGAWGVEKFREILETDFLGYRLADGPAAPINPGNRDHIGVHKQKDGRFYVGVKPTVGHATGEQLIAIADAADKHAVTRLRTTVDKELLFLDVEEDQVGALSKDLDAIGLYTKPSEFRRGVVSCTGLEFCKLALVTTKGRAIELVDELEQRLGDLDVPLRISLNGCPNSCARTQVSDIGLKGQLVTDEQGNKVEGFQVHLGGSLGFDPDFGKKLRGHKVTSAQLGDYVVRLVTKYKEQRREGEQFREWVLRAAEEDLQ; this is encoded by the coding sequence ATGACCCCTCCTACCGCCACTGCGACCCGAACCGCCCGGAATCGCCCCGCCCGCACGAAGAAACCTGATGGACAGTGGGCATTAGACGGCACGGACCCGTTGAACGATGATGAGCGCATTAAGCAGGAAGACCCGGGTTTGTCCTGCAAGCAGCGCATTATCGAGCTGTATTCACAGCAGGGTTTTGATTCGATTTCCGTAGAAGATCTTGCGCCCCGGTTTAAGTGGGTGGGCTTGTATTCGCAGCGGAAGCAGAACCTGGGCGGCGAGTTCACCAGCACCATGACCAACGCCGAGTTGCAGGATAAGTACTTTATGCTGCGTGTTCGTTTCGATGGTGGCGTGGTGTCCACGGAACAGCTGCGCACGGTCGGTGAGATCTCCCAGCAGTATGCGCGGGGCACTGCGGACTTCACGGATCGCCAAAACGTGCAGCTGCATTGGATTCAGGTTGAGGATATGCCTGCGATTTGGCAGGAGCTGGATTCCGTTGGCTTGTCTACTCTCTTGGGCTGCGGCGATGTTCCGCGCGTGATTCTTGGCTCCCCGGTTGCAGGCGTGGCGGCGGATGAGATTATTGACGCCACCCCAGCAATTGAAGAACTCACGCAAAAGTGGCTGCACCGGGAGGAGTTTCATAATCTTCCGCGCAAGTTTAAGTCGGCTATTTCGGGGTCGCCGCGCCAGGACGTGACGCACGAGATTCAGGATTTGGCGTTTATTGGTGCCGTTCACCCAGAATTTGGCCCGGGATTCGACGTGTATGTGGGTGGTGGTTTGTCCACGAATCCGATGCTTGCGCAGCGTCTTGGGGTCTGGGTTTCTTTGGAGCAGGTGCCGGAGGTGTGGGTGGCAACAGTGCGGTTGTTCCGTGAGTACGGTTATCGACGCCTCCGTAACCGCGCCCGCATGAAATTCCTGGTTGGCGCGTGGGGAGTGGAGAAGTTCCGGGAAATTCTGGAAACTGATTTCCTGGGCTACCGCCTTGCTGACGGCCCCGCAGCTCCCATCAATCCAGGCAATCGCGACCATATTGGCGTGCACAAGCAGAAAGACGGCAGGTTTTATGTCGGCGTTAAACCGACGGTCGGTCACGCGACCGGCGAGCAGCTGATCGCTATTGCCGACGCTGCGGACAAACACGCCGTGACCCGCCTGCGTACCACGGTGGATAAGGAACTGTTGTTCCTGGACGTGGAAGAAGATCAGGTGGGGGCATTATCCAAGGATCTTGACGCGATTGGCCTGTACACCAAGCCCAGTGAGTTCCGTCGCGGCGTGGTCTCCTGCACTGGCTTGGAGTTTTGCAAGCTTGCGCTGGTCACCACCAAGGGCCGCGCCATTGAGCTAGTGGATGAACTGGAACAACGCCTCGGTGATCTGGATGTTCCCTTGCGGATCAGTCTGAATGGCTGCCCGAATTCGTGTGCCCGCACACAGGTTTCCGATATTGGATTGAAAGGCCAGTTGGTTACCGATGAACAGGGCAACAAGGTTGAGGGCTTCCAGGTGCACTTGGGTGGTTCCCTCGGCTTTGACCCCGACTTTGGCAAAAAGCTCCGTGGACATAAGGTGACCTCCGCGCAGCTGGGCGACTACGTTGTTCGCCTTGTCACTAAGTACAAGGAGCAGCGCCGAGAGGGCGAGCAGTTCCGCGAGTGGGTGCTGCGCGCCGCCGAGGAGGATCTGCAATGA
- a CDS encoding FAD-dependent oxidoreductase translates to MTHPLRVAIVGAGPAGIYASDLLIKSAADVSIDLFEQMPAPFGLIRYGVAPDHPRIKGIVKSLHNVLDKPEVRLLANITIVRDITVDELRSHYDAVVFSTGAVGDRDLGIPGADLEGSFGAGEFVGFYDGNPHFARSWDLSAQSVSVVGVGNVGLDVARILAKTGDELLVTEIPDNVYQSLKNNKATDVHVFGRRGPAHVKFTPQELKELDHSPTINVEVDPNDIDYDAASEEARRSSKSQDLVCSILENYAIRDPKDAPHTIHIHLFENPVEILGRDGHVVGIRTERTELDGKGGVRGTGKFTDWPVQAIYRAVGYRSDAITGLPFDEDAAVIPNDGGHVVDVDGNAVSGVYVTGWIKRGPVGLIGNTKSDAKETIDMLLHDAANNQLPTPGKPGKGDIVELLEERNITYTTWDGWYRLDAEERRQGELEGRERKKIVEWDEMVNASNSVPVVG, encoded by the coding sequence ATGACACACCCCCTTCGCGTCGCCATCGTTGGCGCAGGTCCCGCAGGTATTTACGCTTCGGACCTGCTGATCAAATCTGCGGCTGACGTGAGCATTGACCTGTTTGAACAAATGCCAGCGCCATTTGGGCTGATCAGGTACGGTGTAGCGCCCGATCATCCGCGCATCAAAGGCATCGTGAAATCCCTGCACAACGTACTGGACAAGCCGGAGGTGCGGCTGCTGGCCAACATCACCATCGTACGCGACATCACCGTCGACGAACTCCGCTCCCACTACGACGCCGTTGTGTTCTCCACCGGCGCCGTCGGCGACCGCGACCTCGGTATTCCCGGGGCTGATCTTGAAGGCTCCTTCGGTGCAGGCGAATTCGTGGGATTCTACGACGGCAACCCCCACTTCGCACGGTCCTGGGATTTGTCCGCGCAGTCCGTGTCCGTGGTGGGTGTCGGGAATGTGGGTCTTGACGTTGCACGCATTCTTGCCAAAACCGGCGACGAGCTCCTAGTCACCGAGATTCCCGATAACGTGTATCAGAGCCTAAAAAACAACAAGGCCACTGACGTGCATGTGTTTGGGCGCCGCGGGCCTGCGCACGTGAAATTCACCCCGCAAGAACTCAAAGAACTCGACCACTCCCCCACCATCAATGTTGAGGTTGACCCCAACGACATTGACTACGACGCAGCCTCCGAAGAAGCACGTCGCAGCTCAAAATCACAGGACTTGGTGTGCAGCATCCTCGAAAACTACGCCATTCGCGACCCCAAAGACGCACCCCACACCATCCACATTCACCTCTTTGAAAACCCCGTGGAAATTCTCGGCCGCGATGGGCATGTGGTGGGTATACGAACCGAACGCACCGAACTCGACGGCAAAGGCGGCGTACGAGGAACAGGAAAATTCACTGACTGGCCTGTTCAAGCCATCTATCGAGCCGTTGGATACCGCTCCGATGCCATCACCGGACTGCCCTTTGATGAGGACGCCGCTGTTATCCCCAATGACGGCGGGCATGTAGTTGATGTTGATGGCAACGCGGTTTCTGGAGTGTATGTGACCGGGTGGATCAAGCGCGGGCCCGTCGGACTCATTGGCAACACCAAATCAGACGCAAAAGAAACCATCGACATGCTGCTTCACGACGCCGCGAACAACCAGCTCCCCACACCCGGTAAACCCGGTAAAGGTGACATTGTTGAACTACTCGAAGAACGCAACATCACCTACACAACCTGGGACGGGTGGTACCGTCTCGACGCAGAAGAACGCCGCCAAGGTGAACTCGAAGGACGCGAACGCAAAAAGATCGTCGAGTGGGACGAGATGGTGAACGCGTCAAACTCGGTGCCGGTGGTGGGGTGA
- a CDS encoding pentapeptide repeat-containing protein — MIRLTGWEELQNYGEELRNTIEFITTMGPATIRDAHVTGLRLQNEKLLCGTNFDNVEFVEIEINDVEFYSVELMVNCMVSRIVAKDFSFERLGAAYLTLRDCSIENFSNTFRFSNNAFTSIENTQLLHVDLNGYGDSFINNITDSTISGFLNHVVFRENAQHTQCQGVDLSEARLRGCEFYGIDMGRVKPNPAWQNLIVFDWFQYVADLREAAKHMRFSDSELDRDAAKYITKDLVDDEAAYAKPLDAQRGAKYLGVIVAPRVKEDTRKRIAQIYSDVGVNLNA; from the coding sequence ATGATTAGACTAACTGGCTGGGAAGAACTCCAAAACTATGGAGAAGAACTTCGTAACACGATAGAGTTTATTACTACGATGGGGCCAGCCACTATACGCGATGCCCATGTCACTGGACTTAGGCTTCAGAATGAGAAATTATTATGTGGAACAAATTTCGATAATGTGGAATTTGTTGAGATTGAAATTAATGACGTTGAATTTTATTCAGTAGAGCTAATGGTCAATTGCATGGTTTCACGCATTGTGGCAAAAGATTTTAGTTTTGAACGGTTGGGTGCTGCGTATCTTACTCTACGTGATTGCTCCATTGAGAATTTTAGTAATACATTTAGGTTCTCAAATAATGCATTTACCAGCATCGAAAACACTCAATTGTTGCACGTAGACCTTAATGGCTATGGTGATAGCTTCATCAACAACATAACTGATTCGACGATCTCTGGTTTTCTTAATCATGTGGTCTTCAGGGAAAATGCCCAGCACACTCAGTGTCAGGGGGTTGATCTTTCGGAGGCGAGGTTGCGTGGTTGCGAGTTCTACGGGATAGATATGGGGCGCGTTAAACCCAATCCTGCATGGCAGAATCTTATTGTTTTTGATTGGTTTCAGTATGTTGCAGACCTTCGGGAAGCGGCAAAGCATATGCGTTTTTCTGATTCTGAGCTTGATCGGGATGCGGCCAAATATATCACTAAAGATCTCGTTGACGACGAGGCCGCATATGCTAAGCCACTGGATGCGCAACGCGGCGCAAAGTATCTTGGGGTCATTGTAGCGCCGCGTGTTAAAGAAGATACGCGTAAGCGTATTGCCCAGATTTACTCTGATGTCGGTGTAAACCTAAACGCTTAG
- a CDS encoding right-handed parallel beta-helix repeat-containing protein, translating to MRKIISSVIAGLLCFGASISVPASAQADELQAMLKKAGQENAGVDLMAGRTYVVPETLNVPMGVRYIRGHGAHLDVRTKGTSSTLASAFELQSKTSGIELSDFTLNMKNSSFSSGISGDHISNVTVRNVTMNDVNYRGVSILADHGDVSNVTVDRSTITMANENDGVVPIFVSTNRVKDDYTGKGAEVWERYVATGKTADPMFKNTDIKITDNTIDGGYYGIEFSGVTSSHITGNTIRNNTRNISMQDRSSNNTVENNQLRDSISSSVHIAYGSEHNDVKGNNIVTRRAYGQGILQAYQGSKNNTFSGNSVTTRDKHPSWLLYVGPDSGGTTFTGNTVDGTANRAFVGVESVWDGDSSLSHLNGAKDNPHSYMVQGESKKPSGETVRYAGGNGPLENITITGNTFTPRNKTLPVVYVGAEVSKAQNGRQEVRGDIKGVNVSGNTVKGVKGNDYSELLVTHEGSLDKLGPATISFTDKSVVAQ from the coding sequence ATGCGGAAGATAATAAGCAGTGTGATAGCTGGATTGCTGTGTTTCGGGGCGTCGATAAGCGTACCCGCATCTGCCCAAGCGGATGAACTGCAGGCAATGCTGAAGAAGGCAGGCCAGGAGAATGCCGGGGTGGATCTGATGGCGGGGCGTACCTACGTGGTGCCAGAGACGCTGAATGTGCCAATGGGGGTGCGTTACATCCGCGGGCACGGTGCGCACCTGGACGTGCGGACGAAGGGAACGAGCAGCACGCTTGCCAGTGCGTTTGAGCTTCAGAGCAAAACTTCTGGGATCGAGCTGAGTGATTTCACTCTCAATATGAAAAATTCCAGTTTTAGTAGCGGAATTTCTGGGGATCATATTTCAAACGTCACTGTTCGCAACGTCACCATGAACGACGTAAATTACCGGGGAGTAAGCATTCTTGCTGATCATGGCGATGTGAGCAATGTGACGGTGGATCGCAGTACCATCACGATGGCCAACGAAAACGACGGCGTTGTGCCGATCTTTGTGTCTACGAATCGTGTAAAAGACGACTATACGGGCAAAGGCGCGGAAGTGTGGGAGCGTTATGTCGCGACTGGAAAAACGGCGGATCCGATGTTCAAAAATACTGATATTAAGATCACTGACAATACTATTGACGGGGGCTACTACGGTATTGAATTTTCCGGCGTGACGAGTAGTCACATCACGGGCAACACCATCCGAAACAACACCCGCAACATCTCCATGCAGGACCGCAGTAGCAACAATACCGTGGAGAACAACCAGCTGCGGGACAGTATATCTTCCAGCGTTCATATTGCCTATGGCTCGGAGCATAACGATGTGAAAGGTAATAATATTGTGACTCGCCGGGCATATGGGCAGGGGATATTGCAGGCGTACCAGGGCAGTAAAAACAACACGTTCAGCGGAAACAGTGTGACAACCCGAGACAAACATCCTAGCTGGCTGCTGTACGTGGGGCCCGACTCTGGCGGGACAACATTTACGGGCAATACCGTTGACGGAACGGCAAACCGCGCATTTGTTGGGGTGGAATCCGTGTGGGACGGAGATTCAAGTCTGTCTCATCTGAATGGTGCGAAGGATAACCCGCATTCCTATATGGTTCAAGGGGAATCTAAGAAACCCTCGGGTGAGACTGTGCGGTACGCGGGTGGAAATGGTCCTCTGGAAAACATCACCATCACTGGCAATACTTTCACCCCGCGTAACAAAACTCTTCCTGTTGTGTATGTGGGTGCGGAAGTGTCGAAAGCGCAAAACGGCAGGCAGGAGGTCCGTGGAGACATTAAAGGCGTCAACGTATCTGGCAACACCGTCAAGGGCGTGAAGGGTAATGATTACTCGGAGCTCTTAGTTACCCATGAGGGAAGTCTCGATAAACTCGGTCCCGCGACCATCTCGTTCACGGATAAAAGCGTGGTAGCACAGTGA